The window ATTTATTCTGGGAACTTCTGCTGGAGGCACTCCTGCTATTCGTTTTGCATTAGATTATCCGGAACGAATTAAAGGGTTAATACTCTATTGTTCAGCAATGCCTGTCGATGAAAAGCCAGATAAATATTCAGAGTATCAGGCACCACCTAAACCACTAATATCTAATTATGCCATGTATTTGATTTCGCCGCTCATGCCTGTAATTATGGGTATGCCAGCATCAACGGTAAGAGATATTATGCCTGTTGAGGTAAGAAAAGAAGGTGTAATTTTAGATGGGGAAATAGTAAATCCGGATATGGAAAGAAATTTTGAGGAGTATCCTATTGAAGAATTAAAAGTTCCAACATTAATTGTTCATGCAGAGGATGATAATGTTGCAAGTTTTAAAAAAGTT of the Bacteroidales bacterium genome contains:
- a CDS encoding alpha/beta hydrolase, encoding MNSYNKKEIDLSYGKITYLDEGEGEVILSVHGIFGGYDQAYENIKSRVDKNRIIAPSRFGYLNSSIKEDGTPKQQAKAFKELLDTLKIDQIFILGTSAGGTPAIRFALDYPERIKGLILYCSAMPVDEKPDKYSEYQAPPKPLISNYAMYLISPLMPVIMGMPASTVRDIMPVEVRKEGVILDGEIVNPDMERNFEEYPIEELKVPTLIVHAEDDNVASFKKVEAAKHRFPNLTLVTFPDGGHMMRGHGNEIDKALDNFINKSK